A single genomic interval of Croceibacter atlanticus HTCC2559 harbors:
- a CDS encoding DUF4230 domain-containing protein — MRKILLGAVLALVIVFGIRYCEHQKDEREQLEASTALIQTQLQNVGKLVVTEGNYAQVFSYNDSKDLLYGLVKAYKKALVIIDAKAKVSYDLSKMVVTTNAEKKKVIILFIPEPELDINPNIKYYDVSQDYLNQFTERDFNIVKERIEDDLRRKISKSELMTNAENRLISELQKIYILTNSMGWTLEYDATPINSSEELQRIKL, encoded by the coding sequence ATGCGTAAAATCTTATTAGGTGCTGTTTTGGCATTGGTTATTGTATTTGGAATTAGGTACTGTGAGCATCAAAAAGATGAGCGCGAGCAGCTAGAAGCAAGTACGGCACTTATACAAACACAATTGCAAAATGTAGGAAAGCTTGTGGTAACAGAAGGAAATTACGCTCAGGTATTTTCATATAACGACTCTAAAGATTTATTATACGGCTTGGTTAAAGCTTATAAAAAAGCATTGGTAATAATTGATGCAAAAGCAAAGGTGAGCTATGATTTAAGTAAAATGGTGGTGACTACCAATGCAGAGAAAAAGAAAGTAATCATCTTATTTATTCCAGAACCAGAGTTGGATATAAACCCAAACATTAAATATTACGATGTTTCTCAAGATTACTTAAACCAATTTACAGAACGAGATTTTAATATCGTAAAAGAGCGTATAGAAGATGATTTGCGCAGAAAAATATCTAAGTCTGAACTTATGACAAATGCAGAGAACAGGCTAATTTCTGAACTTCAAAAAATATATATCCTTACAAACTCTATGGGTTGGACGTTAGAGTATGATGCAACACCCATTAATTCTTCAGAAGAGTTACAGCGGATAAAATTATAA
- a CDS encoding DUF4407 domain-containing protein: MLQRFFILCSGADNSLLETCSKGEQNKYAGIGATVFFTAVMAFLASAYALYTVFDNYFAAIGFGLVWGLLIFNLDRYIVSTIKKTGRFSNELFQAAPRLILAIIIAIVIAKPLELKIFEKEIDRVILEQKNAFTVENQNQIATQFSPEVDAITNEIDALKSEIATKENEVNALYDIYISEAEGTSGTQKLGKGPVYKEKRDKHDAALADLQALKTTNASKIEALEAQISTLKTNYDTKVADTQPIVENFDGLMARITALDTLPWLPSFFIFLLFLCIETAPIIAKLLAPRGEYDVKLSEAEDELKSWATQKAQQRASLIKADHILNDRVYGDISTEEELYAYKMKRARELMKQQQEAFYKSQTKVF, translated from the coding sequence ATGTTACAACGCTTCTTCATCCTATGTTCTGGAGCAGATAATTCTTTATTAGAAACGTGTTCTAAAGGCGAGCAAAATAAATATGCCGGTATTGGCGCAACAGTATTTTTCACAGCAGTGATGGCTTTTTTAGCTTCTGCGTACGCACTCTATACGGTCTTTGATAATTATTTTGCTGCAATAGGGTTCGGTTTAGTTTGGGGTTTGCTCATATTTAACCTGGACCGCTATATAGTTTCAACAATTAAGAAAACAGGACGCTTTAGTAATGAGTTGTTCCAAGCAGCACCTCGACTTATTTTGGCAATAATCATAGCAATAGTTATTGCCAAGCCTTTAGAGCTTAAGATATTTGAAAAGGAAATAGATCGTGTCATACTAGAGCAGAAAAATGCATTTACTGTTGAAAATCAAAATCAGATAGCCACACAATTTTCTCCAGAAGTTGATGCTATTACAAATGAAATAGATGCTTTAAAGTCTGAAATAGCCACAAAAGAAAATGAGGTTAATGCACTTTATGATATTTATATAAGTGAAGCAGAAGGCACCTCTGGAACCCAAAAACTAGGAAAAGGTCCAGTTTATAAAGAAAAGCGCGATAAACACGATGCAGCTCTAGCAGATTTACAAGCTTTAAAGACGACCAACGCTTCTAAAATAGAAGCTTTAGAGGCACAAATAAGCACTCTCAAAACTAATTACGATACTAAAGTAGCAGACACACAACCAATAGTTGAAAATTTTGATGGTCTTATGGCACGCATTACAGCACTTGATACCTTACCTTGGTTACCATCATTTTTTATTTTTTTGCTATTTCTATGTATTGAAACTGCGCCAATTATAGCAAAACTATTAGCGCCTAGAGGAGAATATGATGTAAAGCTTAGTGAAGCCGAAGATGAGCTTAAGTCTTGGGCAACCCAAAAAGCACAACAACGAGCAAGCTTGATAAAAGCAGATCATATCTTAAATGATCGTGTGTACGGAGATATAAGCACAGAAGAAGAATTATACGCCTATAAAATGAAACGAGCTAGAGAGCTTATGAAACAACAGCAAGAGGCATTTTATAAAAGCCAGACTAAAGTGTTTTAA
- a CDS encoding RNA methyltransferase, translating to MKHRKLKNAELDRKTVEEFKDATKTPLIIILDNVRSFHNVGSVFRTADAFLIEKIYLCGITAQPPHKDIRKTALGATETVVWEYVNDTVALVERLKEDHVKILAIEQAEDAIMLNTFKPEPNTTYAVVFGNEVKGVQQDVVSQSDAVIEIPQFGSKHSLNISVSVGVVMWDLAMKINN from the coding sequence ATGAAACACAGAAAGCTTAAAAACGCAGAACTAGATCGTAAAACGGTTGAAGAATTTAAAGACGCTACAAAAACACCACTTATTATCATCTTAGATAATGTAAGAAGCTTTCATAATGTAGGTTCTGTATTTCGTACAGCAGATGCATTTTTAATTGAAAAAATCTATTTATGTGGTATTACTGCACAACCACCACATAAAGACATTAGAAAAACTGCCCTAGGTGCTACTGAAACTGTAGTTTGGGAGTATGTAAACGATACAGTTGCTTTGGTAGAGCGCTTAAAAGAGGACCACGTAAAAATACTGGCTATTGAACAAGCCGAAGACGCTATAATGCTAAACACATTTAAACCAGAACCAAACACTACCTATGCAGTTGTATTTGGAAACGAAGTAAAAGGCGTGCAGCAAGATGTTGTATCACAAAGTGATGCTGTTATTGAAATACCACAATTTGGCAGTAAACACTCTTTAAATATTTCTGTAAGCGTTGGTGTTGTTATGTGGGACCTTGCAATGAAAATTAATAATTAA